From Felis catus isolate Fca126 chromosome B4, F.catus_Fca126_mat1.0, whole genome shotgun sequence:
ctctctctgcccctcccccgttcatgctctctctctctctgtcccaaaaataaaataaaaagttgaaaaaaaaaaaaaaaaaagaaatgcacgttggggaggggcacctgagtggctcagtcaattcagcgtccggctcttgattttggctcgggtcatgatctcacggtttgtgggatcgagccccacgttgagctcagcactgacagcatggagcctgcttgggattctctctcccctccactctctctgtgcccccaacctcaaaaaaaaaaaaaaaaaatcaaaactttaaaaaaaaagaaatgcaaattgtagagatcccccccccccccccaacgaaGCTGCTGAAGCAGAAACTGGGGATAGGACACAGCAGTCTGTGCCTTAGCAGCCCTCTCATGATTCCTGCTCATGCTGGCGAACCACCACTCTAGGGTGGGGCTGTGAGAAGCAGGTTCCCAGACTGACTCCTGAGAGAACTCAGTGGTCTGGCCTCCGTGGGGCGTGGACTCCCAGTGGCCCATGACCACACTTGAGAAATACTACTTGCGAGTTTACCCTTGCTCCCTTGGGCGTTTCAAACTTGTAAGGGCCTTGACATCTGTCAAGTACCACCAGTGGCCTGATGCTCTTGTGGGAAGCCTGCTGCTGAGACTCCTAGGCCCTCGGTGGCAAAACACGTGGCTGCCTTCCAACCATAATTAGTTGGGACGTGTTTTCTTTAAAGTCAGTAAGTACTCTGGTTAGGAATACACTTTTCAGAAGTACTGACCTGAGTTTGACTCAGAAGCAGACACATCCACATTTCTTCCGTGTGGTTCTTCCCCTGGTATAACTTCCACGCCTCTCTGTTTTGTAGGTTTTATCACCAGCCCGTGCTGAGGTGGTCCTCTCAGCCCCAGACCGCTCACGACCACGCCTACTGGAGAAGAAAAGGACAGGAGGTCGGTGGCTTGCTGGGGCCAAGGGCCCGAGAAGACCCAGAGGTCAGAGGGATGGCCCAAGCCCACAGTCTGCCCGTTCACATGAGGGAGGGCCCATGGGAAgttggaggaaggacagagaacgTGATGAAGAAGGCAGTTTGGGAAGAAGAGCTGAGAATGGCAGGACCTGCCAAGTGGCAGAATATAAGCCTGGAGAGCTGGAACCAGCCAAGGAAATTAGGGAGGCAAATGTCTGATGGTGACGGGGAGAGACTGTTTCAAGATCTGTACCCATTCGTGCAAGGAGAACATGTGCTGAATTCCCAAAGCAAAGGGAAATCCCAGTCACTGCCCAGGGTTCTTTCCCCCGAGGGCCTGAGTTGCATGGAAATTCCCATTCCATTAAATGACGGACATTTTCCAGGTGTTCCTAAAATGCCATTTTATCCCCCAAATTGGGCGCCAAATTTGGAATCCAAAAGGAACCCCGAGAAGGGGGGCTCCTCGGTCCCTTTCCCCCGGCCTAAGTTTGGGAGACCCCTCAAGCCTCCACCTTACGACTCCCACCAACACTCCAGGGCGGGCGTGGAGGCCAGTGACTCTCTGGACAGTCAGCAGGCGGACTTGTGCGTCTCCTACTTGACCAAATCCAGCGAGCCCCGGCTGGAGCTGTGCGCGCCCGACTCTAGTTTGGAGCCTCCCGTGTACGTGCCTCCGCCATCGTACAGGTCGCCGCCCCAGCACATCGCAAACCCCTACGCGGAGGACACAGTGCCTGGGCCCGTGTGTGGTCCCCGTCAGCAGCAGCATCCCTTGGAGCCGGCCGGTCTCCCTGGCACCGGGAATGAGTATGGTGCAAGCCCACACTCTCCTCGCGGGGTCCCTCAGCAGCCCCGGCCGACCACCGCGTACGACGGCTCCGTTCTGTATATTCCCTTTGACGACCCACGGATACGGCATTTTAAACTGGCCCGCCCCCGGGGTTTCTGTCAGGAAACAACAGCCAACGAGAAGTCCTACAACTCTAGTCCCAGCACTGCCCCGGCCCCCGCTCATGGAAACGGTCAACACGATGGTGCCGTTTTGAGCCCACAGAGTGTGAGAACCTCGCCGGGGGGTGTGAGCGGCCCGGCCACTGCCGATCCCAGTCCCTGGTGGCTGTGGGACCAGCTCCCCAGGGATGCGGAAAATGGCGCTCCTGACCAAAGAGCCCACGGCGCCGTGGGGGGACAGTGGCCTGCCCTGGACGGCGGCCGGGGCGGGCACACAGAAGGCCTCGTCTCCCCCCCAAGTCCGCAGGGCGAGAGTACCTGTGAAACTCGAACCAAGCTCAAGAAGTTCGAAACTGGGATTCGGACCAAGAaaagttcaaagaagaaaatgaacgagacaatattttgtttggtttccATCCCAGTTAAATCAGAATCACATCTGCCAGATATAGATACGAACAACAATGACTTAAAACAGGGCACTGATAAAAGGAATGGGCTTGATAAGAGCGCAGCTTTGCAGGAACAAAGTCTGCTGAGCATGTCTTCCACCGACCTGGAGCTGCAGGCACTCACAGGAAGCAtggtggggagaacagagttccagaAACAAGATCTGGGGGAACCAGaagaaggcaaacaaacaaatgacCTCAGATTCATTCACCCTGCACAACACAGAGAGCTCAAGTATTCTGGCTCGTGGCCAGGGCACCAGTACAGAGATCAGCAAACCCAAACCACTTTTGCAGAGGAGTCCAGAAGCgcgctgcccctccccggccAGAAGCCGGGAGGCTCACCAAAAGCAGTGCTGACTCCAAAATACTCAGACCCTCTCGTCTCTCAGGCTCACGCGCCCACGGAGTTAGCTCCCGGCGACCGAAACGAGAGGCCAAGTGCTCATCACCCGAAAGGCCAAATGTCCCTCAGCCCCTCCAGCAACAGTGCTTTCTCAAGGACTTCCTCCTGCGTAAGCCAGGCACCTGTTTCAAAAGCCGGGCCCAGTCAGGCCTGCGCCGAGGGCCGTGGCCGCAGGGCCAGCCCCGTGCCCAGGGGCGACGTGGTGAAGGGGGAGACCACCGGCCCGTGCAACAGCAAACAGCTGTTTGGTCAGTTTCTCCTGAAGCCAGTTAGCCGCCGTCCCTGGGATTTGATCAGCCAGCTAGAGAGTTTTAACAAGGAGcttcaggaagaggaagagagcagTCCTAGCGGCAGCGACAGCGACAGCAGCAGCGAGGGCAGTGACACAGAGTGGCAGCCCGAAGGCCGTGCCGAGGCCACGGGCAAGCACTGGGGCTGCGGGGGAGACGGCCAGGCGTGGAGGGTTGAGGAGCCCGGGGCCAGGCCGGGAAGAGCCAAGAGTAAGTCCGAAAGCTGGAGCGAGGGGCAGAAGCCTGGCTGGCCTGGCACCCGTGCCCAGTGCCCGGGCCCCGTGGAGGTGGAAGGAGGCCGGGGGGCGGCGGTGGCGGCACACGGAGGCCCGATCGCCGACGACGGAAACCAGGAGGTGGAGCGCGCCCTGAACACCGAGCCAGCCGTCAGCCCAGGTCCTGTGAAGAGAGCGGCTTCCTCCAGGTCAGGTGACACAAAACCAGTGCCCTCGTCGGATCCAGCCTCGCTGAGGCAGCCCCCGGGAAGCCAGGCACTGCCCCGTGTTCCCATTTCTGCCGAGCTGAGCCCAGCGACCCCTCGGAAGGCCGGTGGCGAGGAGGGGAGGAGCCCGCCGGTCCCGCTCGCTCTCGCCAACAAACCCCGAGGGCTCTCGGCGCCGGACTTGAGGTCTGTGGGACTGACGCGGGCACAGGAGCAGAGCGCCGGGAAGTCAGATGCGTCTTCAGGTGAAGCCAGTGCAATAGAAATCCCCCCAAATGAGTCCCTTCAAGCAAGGGCTGCGAGGATCCTGGGCATCGAGGTGGCCGTGGAGTCCCTGCTGCCAGGCACCAGGAGAACGGGACAGGACCAGCACCCCGAGCCTGACGGAGGTGGCCGCGGGCCGGAGGCCCCCAGGGAGGAGCCTGGGTCCGGTTCACAGCTGGATGACCCCGCAGCGTCCCCTGACGCCTTTTACGGCAGGAGAAAGTGCGGCTGGACCCAAAGCCCTCTCTTTGTAGGGGAAAGGGACAGCGCCCGTCGTGCTGCCCTGGCCGCTGAGCCCTCTGGTGCGGACGGGACTGTCCCCAGCCCCGAGCCTCAGTACAGTCCCCAAGAGTCCAGGTCCTTCAATCCCAAGGACATGGGGACAAAACCACCCTTCAAGTCCACCCTGTTCCATTTTATAGAAAGGACCCCAAATATGCCAGGCTCAGAAAAGAGGCTCAGAGGCACTTCCAAAGTGATTGAAAGTTTACAAGAAAAACTGGCTTCACCCCCTAGGAGAGCAGACCCCGGCCGCTTGATGAGGATGAAGGAGGTGAGCTCCGTGTCCCGGATGAGGCTCCTGACCTCCCGGAGCGCTGACTCCACGGAGGAGGCCGAGGAACCAAAGGCCGAGAGGGACCCCGGGATGCAGCCCGGAGGCCCGGTGTCTCTGAACGCCGGGGACCTGGCTCGGAAGGCCGGGCTCCCGCTCGTGGTCTCCAAGGGCGCCCTCCCGCCGGAAGAAGACGGTTGTCCAACGGCACACGGGGAGAAGAAGATCGTCCATCAGGATTTCTGGTGCCCAGGTGAGGAGTCAGTGTGCAGGCAGGCGCTGCAGAGTATTAGTGTGGTGCTCTGAGCGTGTCACGCCAGGCTG
This genomic window contains:
- the JCAD gene encoding junctional protein associated with coronary artery disease isoform X2, which produces MYSVEDLLISHGYKLSRGIPAPHDGDREGRRHARPRARAGQGLLNGCEDGPAGPPPSKPSPGKGHVSASEDSHHLRRALGEPQSASASRAREAGFYHQPVLRWSSQPQTAHDHAYWRRKGQEVGGLLGPRAREDPEVRGMAQAHSLPVHMREGPWEVGGRTENVMKKAVWEEELRMAGPAKWQNISLESWNQPRKLGRQMSDGDGERLFQDLYPFVQGEHVLNSQSKGKSQSLPRVLSPEGLSCMEIPIPLNDGHFPGVPKMPFYPPNWAPNLESKRNPEKGGSSVPFPRPKFGRPLKPPPYDSHQHSRAGVEASDSLDSQQADLCVSYLTKSSEPRLELCAPDSSLEPPVYVPPPSYRSPPQHIANPYAEDTVPGPVCGPRQQQHPLEPAGLPGTGNEYGASPHSPRGVPQQPRPTTAYDGSVLYIPFDDPRIRHFKLARPRGFCQETTANEKSYNSSPSTAPAPAHGNGQHDGAVLSPQSVRTSPGGVSGPATADPSPWWLWDQLPRDAENGAPDQRAHGAVGGQWPALDGGRGGHTEGLVSPPSPQGESTCETRTKLKKFETGIRTKKSSKKKMNETIFCLVSIPVKSESHLPDIDTNNNDLKQGTDKRNGLDKSAALQEQSLLSMSSTDLELQALTGSMVGRTEFQKQDLGEPEEGKQTNDLRFIHPAQHRELKYSGSWPGHQYRDQQTQTTFAEESRSALPLPGQKPGGSPKAVLTPKYSDPLVSQAHAPTELAPGDRNERPSAHHPKGQMSLSPSSNSAFSRTSSCVSQAPVSKAGPSQACAEGRGRRASPVPRGDVVKGETTGPCNSKQLFGQFLLKPVSRRPWDLISQLESFNKELQEEEESSPSGSDSDSSSEGSDTEWQPEGRAEATGKHWGCGGDGQAWRVEEPGARPGRAKSKSESWSEGQKPGWPGTRAQCPGPVEVEGGRGAAVAAHGGPIADDGNQEVERALNTEPAVSPGPVKRAASSRSGDTKPVPSSDPASLRQPPGSQALPRVPISAELSPATPRKAGGEEGRSPPVPLALANKPRGLSAPDLRSVGLTRAQEQSAGKSDASSGEASAIEIPPNESLQARAARILGIEVAVESLLPGTRRTGQDQHPEPDGGGRGPEAPREEPGSGSQLDDPAASPDAFYGRRKCGWTQSPLFVGERDSARRAALAAEPSGADGTVPSPEPQYSPQESRSFNPKDMGTKPPFKSTLFHFIERTPNMPGSEKRLRGTSKVIESLQEKLASPPRRADPGRLMRMKEVSSVSRMRLLTSRSADSTEEAEEPKAERDPGMQPGGPVSLNAGDLARKAGLPLVVSKGALPPEEDGCPTAHGEKKIVHQDFWCPARLARV
- the JCAD gene encoding junctional protein associated with coronary artery disease isoform X1 → MYSVEDLLISHGYKLSRGIPAPHDGDREGRRHARPRARAGQGLLNGCEDGPAGPPPSKPSPGKGHVSASEDSHHLRRALGEPQSASASRAREAGFYHQPVLRWSSQPQTAHDHAYWRRKGQEVGGLLGPRAREDPEVRGMAQAHSLPVHMREGPWEVGGRTENVMKKAVWEEELRMAGPAKWQNISLESWNQPRKLGRQMSDGDGERLFQDLYPFVQGEHVLNSQSKGKSQSLPRVLSPEGLSCMEIPIPLNDGHFPGVPKMPFYPPNWAPNLESKRNPEKGGSSVPFPRPKFGRPLKPPPYDSHQHSRAGVEASDSLDSQQADLCVSYLTKSSEPRLELCAPDSSLEPPVYVPPPSYRSPPQHIANPYAEDTVPGPVCGPRQQQHPLEPAGLPGTGNEYGASPHSPRGVPQQPRPTTAYDGSVLYIPFDDPRIRHFKLARPRGFCQETTANEKSYNSSPSTAPAPAHGNGQHDGAVLSPQSVRTSPGGVSGPATADPSPWWLWDQLPRDAENGAPDQRAHGAVGGQWPALDGGRGGHTEGLVSPPSPQGESTCETRTKLKKFETGIRTKKSSKKKMNETIFCLVSIPVKSESHLPDIDTNNNDLKQGTDKRNGLDKSAALQEQSLLSMSSTDLELQALTGSMVGRTEFQKQDLGEPEEGKQTNDLRFIHPAQHRELKYSGSWPGHQYRDQQTQTTFAEESRSALPLPGQKPGGSPKAVLTPKYSDPLVSQAHAPTELAPGDRNERPSAHHPKGQMSLSPSSNSAFSRTSSCVSQAPVSKAGPSQACAEGRGRRASPVPRGDVVKGETTGPCNSKQLFGQFLLKPVSRRPWDLISQLESFNKELQEEEESSPSGSDSDSSSEGSDTEWQPEGRAEATGKHWGCGGDGQAWRVEEPGARPGRAKSKSESWSEGQKPGWPGTRAQCPGPVEVEGGRGAAVAAHGGPIADDGNQEVERALNTEPAVSPGPVKRAASSRSGDTKPVPSSDPASLRQPPGSQALPRVPISAELSPATPRKAGGEEGRSPPVPLALANKPRGLSAPDLRSVGLTRAQEQSAGKSDASSGEASAIEIPPNESLQARAARILGIEVAVESLLPGTRRTGQDQHPEPDGGGRGPEAPREEPGSGSQLDDPAASPDAFYGRRKCGWTQSPLFVGERDSARRAALAAEPSGADGTVPSPEPQYSPQESRSFNPKDMGTKPPFKSTLFHFIERTPNMPGSEKRLRGTSKVIESLQEKLASPPRRADPGRLMRMKEVSSVSRMRLLTSRSADSTEEAEEPKAERDPGMQPGGPVSLNAGDLARKAGLPLVVSKGALPPEEDGCPTAHGEKKIVHQDFWCPDSYDPSRVERV
- the JCAD gene encoding junctional protein associated with coronary artery disease isoform X3, with translation MAQAHSLPVHMREGPWEVGGRTENVMKKAVWEEELRMAGPAKWQNISLESWNQPRKLGRQMSDGDGERLFQDLYPFVQGEHVLNSQSKGKSQSLPRVLSPEGLSCMEIPIPLNDGHFPGVPKMPFYPPNWAPNLESKRNPEKGGSSVPFPRPKFGRPLKPPPYDSHQHSRAGVEASDSLDSQQADLCVSYLTKSSEPRLELCAPDSSLEPPVYVPPPSYRSPPQHIANPYAEDTVPGPVCGPRQQQHPLEPAGLPGTGNEYGASPHSPRGVPQQPRPTTAYDGSVLYIPFDDPRIRHFKLARPRGFCQETTANEKSYNSSPSTAPAPAHGNGQHDGAVLSPQSVRTSPGGVSGPATADPSPWWLWDQLPRDAENGAPDQRAHGAVGGQWPALDGGRGGHTEGLVSPPSPQGESTCETRTKLKKFETGIRTKKSSKKKMNETIFCLVSIPVKSESHLPDIDTNNNDLKQGTDKRNGLDKSAALQEQSLLSMSSTDLELQALTGSMVGRTEFQKQDLGEPEEGKQTNDLRFIHPAQHRELKYSGSWPGHQYRDQQTQTTFAEESRSALPLPGQKPGGSPKAVLTPKYSDPLVSQAHAPTELAPGDRNERPSAHHPKGQMSLSPSSNSAFSRTSSCVSQAPVSKAGPSQACAEGRGRRASPVPRGDVVKGETTGPCNSKQLFGQFLLKPVSRRPWDLISQLESFNKELQEEEESSPSGSDSDSSSEGSDTEWQPEGRAEATGKHWGCGGDGQAWRVEEPGARPGRAKSKSESWSEGQKPGWPGTRAQCPGPVEVEGGRGAAVAAHGGPIADDGNQEVERALNTEPAVSPGPVKRAASSRSGDTKPVPSSDPASLRQPPGSQALPRVPISAELSPATPRKAGGEEGRSPPVPLALANKPRGLSAPDLRSVGLTRAQEQSAGKSDASSGEASAIEIPPNESLQARAARILGIEVAVESLLPGTRRTGQDQHPEPDGGGRGPEAPREEPGSGSQLDDPAASPDAFYGRRKCGWTQSPLFVGERDSARRAALAAEPSGADGTVPSPEPQYSPQESRSFNPKDMGTKPPFKSTLFHFIERTPNMPGSEKRLRGTSKVIESLQEKLASPPRRADPGRLMRMKEVSSVSRMRLLTSRSADSTEEAEEPKAERDPGMQPGGPVSLNAGDLARKAGLPLVVSKGALPPEEDGCPTAHGEKKIVHQDFWCPDSYDPSRVERV